In a single window of the Flavobacterium ammoniigenes genome:
- a CDS encoding HlyD family secretion protein — protein sequence MLNISKKNPIAENIEHYSTVKNLANRPHYQILNKIIIYISLIGIVILFLPWTQNISGSGAVTTLKPDQRPQTIHSAIGGRIEKWYVKEGDFVKKGDTILFISEIKEDYFDPNLVGNTKNQVDAKKMALQSYGSKVSTLSTQIKAIQNEKLLKLQQAQNKIRQSLLKVKSDSMDLEAVKTQIKIANTQYNRSITLNKEGLKPMTDVEEKRLKLQEVEAKIITQENKLLGSKNELINSRVEVNRIQAEYSEKVSKAESDQYTALSNQYDTEAQVNKLQNQYVNYQIRNGMYYIKAPQNGYINRAIQSGIGEIIKEGTQIVSIMPSKYDIAVETFVSPNDLPLVHKGEKVRIWFDGWPTVVFSGWPNLSYGTFGGKIVAVENFISANGKFRVLIAPDQEEEVWPKQISIGSGAQTLALLDNVPIWFELWRTLNGFPPNYYQPKEEKSKEKK from the coding sequence ATGCTTAATATTTCAAAAAAAAATCCAATTGCTGAAAATATTGAACACTACAGCACTGTGAAAAATTTGGCTAATAGACCCCATTACCAAATATTAAATAAAATCATTATTTACATTTCGCTAATTGGTATTGTGATTCTTTTCTTACCATGGACACAAAACATTTCAGGTTCTGGAGCCGTTACCACTCTAAAACCAGATCAACGTCCGCAAACCATTCATTCAGCTATTGGAGGAAGAATAGAAAAATGGTATGTCAAGGAAGGGGACTTTGTTAAAAAGGGTGATACAATTTTGTTTATTTCGGAAATAAAAGAAGATTATTTCGATCCCAATTTGGTTGGAAATACTAAAAACCAAGTCGATGCTAAAAAAATGGCATTGCAGTCCTATGGCAGTAAAGTCTCCACTTTATCAACTCAAATCAAAGCTATTCAAAATGAGAAGCTGCTGAAGTTGCAACAAGCGCAAAATAAAATCCGTCAATCATTACTGAAAGTAAAAAGTGACAGTATGGATTTGGAAGCAGTTAAAACACAAATAAAAATTGCCAACACGCAATACAATCGTTCCATAACTTTAAACAAGGAAGGGTTAAAACCAATGACTGATGTTGAGGAAAAAAGATTGAAACTGCAAGAAGTTGAGGCTAAAATAATTACTCAAGAAAATAAATTACTCGGGAGTAAAAACGAATTAATCAATTCAAGAGTTGAGGTAAATAGAATTCAAGCAGAATATTCTGAAAAAGTGTCTAAAGCTGAAAGTGATCAATATACCGCTTTAAGTAATCAATACGATACAGAAGCACAAGTAAATAAATTACAAAACCAGTATGTGAATTATCAAATTCGAAACGGCATGTATTACATTAAAGCTCCGCAAAACGGCTATATCAACCGTGCCATCCAATCTGGTATTGGAGAAATCATCAAAGAAGGTACTCAAATTGTAAGTATCATGCCTTCTAAATATGACATTGCTGTGGAAACATTCGTTAGCCCAAACGATTTGCCATTAGTGCACAAAGGCGAAAAAGTTCGCATTTGGTTTGATGGCTGGCCTACGGTGGTTTTTTCTGGTTGGCCTAATTTGAGTTACGGAACTTTTGGAGGAAAAATTGTTGCCGTTGAAAACTTCATCAGCGCCAATGGAAAATTTAGAGTGCTAATTGCGCCTGATCAAGAGGAAGAAGTTTGGCCAAAGCAAATTAGTATCGGATCTGGGGCTCAAACTTTAGCTTTGCTTGACAACGTGCCAATTTGGTTTGAATTGTGGCGAACATTAAATGGTTTTCCTCCAAATTATTACCAACCTAAAGAAGAAAAATCTAAAGAGAAAAAATAA
- a CDS encoding peptidase domain-containing ABC transporter, whose translation MSQTPLHRFYSLLKLDRRDISQIFFYAIFSGLVSLSLPLGIQAIINLIQAGRVSISWIILVLIVVIGVALVGILSLMQLRITENLQQKIFVRSSFEFGYRLPKLKFEELYNQYPPELANRFFDTLTIQKGTSKLLIDFSTALLQIVFGILLLSLYHPFFIFFGVLLAFLLYSIFRFSFAAGLSSSLKESKYKYKVVSWLQEIARNNNSFRKQENFNFALDKNNHLVEEYIYYREKHFKVIKRQFSQLIGFKVIITASLLLIGGYLVLNQQMNIGQFVAAEIIILLVINSVEKIIIGLESLYDVLTSVEKIGQIVDLKMEEPREKNSDYCFTNLSIETENLKFKYPETTDEVLNDINLKIEPSEKIYLDGVNGSGKSTLIRILAGFIQPTSGSFFINDDTYRKIDIAQYRSQISTITQGETPFEGTVLENITMNNPSISKEDIKWAIESVQLGSFVKTLPDGLDTKIFPDGRQLSSSNAQKILLARSIVNKPKILFYEDPLDKMDEKASQEIIDFLTAPSNQWTVIVSSKNKYWEQKCDRKITLQNGKIITDLKK comes from the coding sequence ATGAGCCAAACTCCATTACACCGTTTTTATAGTTTGTTAAAATTAGATCGTAGAGATATTTCGCAAATATTCTTTTATGCCATTTTCTCCGGATTAGTCAGTCTCTCATTGCCTTTAGGAATTCAGGCAATTATCAACTTGATTCAAGCAGGTAGAGTCAGTATATCTTGGATTATATTAGTACTTATTGTAGTAATTGGTGTGGCACTTGTTGGTATACTATCGTTAATGCAATTACGAATTACCGAAAATTTACAGCAAAAAATATTTGTTCGTTCTTCATTTGAATTTGGCTATCGCTTACCCAAATTAAAATTTGAAGAATTATATAATCAATATCCCCCAGAATTAGCCAATCGCTTTTTTGACACCTTAACCATTCAAAAAGGAACATCAAAACTATTGATTGATTTTTCAACCGCACTATTACAAATTGTTTTTGGTATACTATTATTGTCATTATACCATCCATTCTTTATATTTTTTGGGGTATTATTAGCCTTCCTTCTCTATTCTATATTTAGATTTTCATTTGCAGCTGGCTTGTCTTCGAGCTTAAAAGAATCTAAATACAAATACAAGGTGGTAAGTTGGTTACAGGAAATTGCTCGCAATAATAATAGTTTTAGAAAACAAGAAAATTTCAATTTTGCTTTGGACAAAAACAATCATTTAGTAGAAGAATATATATATTATCGCGAAAAACACTTTAAAGTAATCAAAAGACAATTCAGCCAATTAATTGGATTCAAAGTTATAATTACTGCTAGTTTATTATTAATTGGTGGTTATTTGGTATTGAATCAGCAAATGAACATTGGACAATTTGTGGCGGCCGAAATCATCATTTTGTTAGTGATTAATTCGGTAGAAAAAATCATTATTGGTTTAGAAAGTTTGTATGACGTATTGACTTCCGTAGAAAAAATTGGACAAATAGTCGATTTAAAAATGGAAGAACCTAGGGAGAAAAATTCAGACTATTGTTTTACAAACCTTTCGATCGAAACTGAAAACTTAAAATTCAAATATCCGGAGACAACGGATGAGGTATTAAACGATATTAATTTAAAAATAGAACCTTCAGAGAAAATATATTTAGATGGTGTAAATGGATCTGGAAAATCGACTTTAATTCGGATTTTAGCCGGCTTCATACAGCCCACTTCCGGATCATTTTTTATCAATGACGACACCTATAGAAAAATTGATATTGCACAATATCGCTCGCAAATCAGCACCATCACACAAGGAGAAACACCTTTTGAAGGAACCGTTTTAGAAAACATAACGATGAATAATCCATCCATTTCAAAAGAGGATATCAAATGGGCAATTGAAAGTGTGCAATTGGGTTCGTTTGTAAAAACATTACCAGACGGACTCGACACAAAAATCTTCCCAGACGGACGTCAATTATCGTCATCCAATGCACAAAAAATTCTTTTAGCGCGAAGCATCGTTAATAAGCCAAAAATTCTGTTTTATGAAGATCCATTGGACAAAATGGACGAAAAAGCTAGCCAAGAGATTATCGATTTTCTAACAGCACCTTCAAATCAGTGGACGGTAATTGTTTCATCCAAAAACAAGTATTGGGAACAAAAATGCGATAGAAAAATTACACTGCAAAACGGAAAAATAATAACTGATTTAAAAAAATAA
- a CDS encoding TetR/AcrR family transcriptional regulator, translated as MQNILSNITISVNDKLYVKNPETSDLGKKIIEQSILLIDEIGFENFTFKKLGEKINSNESSIYRYFESKHKLMLYLSSWYWGWIEYKLVFATNNVSNPLEKLKKAITIVTEKVEDDSNTLHINESILNKIIIQEFTKTLLTKEVDEENKEGFFIVYKRIINRIIEFITEVNPNYTFAKSLASSIVEGALHQHFLKEHLKSITSCDETNTVTDFYIDLVAKILK; from the coding sequence ATGCAAAACATACTTTCAAATATAACCATTTCAGTTAATGACAAATTATATGTCAAAAACCCAGAAACCTCTGATTTAGGAAAAAAAATAATTGAACAAAGTATTCTATTAATTGATGAAATTGGATTTGAAAACTTCACCTTTAAAAAACTGGGAGAAAAAATTAATTCCAACGAAAGTTCCATTTATCGCTACTTCGAAAGCAAACATAAATTGATGTTGTATTTATCATCTTGGTATTGGGGTTGGATCGAATACAAATTGGTTTTTGCGACAAACAATGTTTCCAATCCATTGGAAAAACTCAAAAAAGCCATCACTATTGTAACCGAAAAAGTAGAAGATGACTCCAATACATTACACATTAATGAGTCTATTTTAAATAAAATAATTATTCAAGAATTCACTAAAACACTTCTAACCAAAGAGGTTGATGAGGAAAACAAAGAAGGTTTCTTTATTGTCTATAAACGAATCATTAATAGAATTATTGAATTTATTACGGAGGTAAATCCTAATTACACTTTTGCGAAAAGCCTTGCGTCCTCTATAGTAGAAGGGGCATTACACCAGCACTTTTTAAAAGAACATTTGAAAAGTATAACCAGTTGTGATGAAACCAATACCGTTACCGATTTTTATATTGATTTAGTTGCTAAGATTTTAAAATAA